The following coding sequences lie in one Chitinophagaceae bacterium genomic window:
- a CDS encoding thioredoxin family protein produces MCRTFFTFVCPYQCSMQRFALFFLLLLPSFVEAQSQQLFRDISYKEALEKSSMESKPVFLMCYTSWCGHCKKMKEEVFIDSSLIAYYNANFICIKIDMEAGEGIDLYKKFAVKMYPTFIFLDKNGTTLYRLMGEFKPAEFIDQGKSALTVEKQLPYLQKQFDDDVSNPDKCYAYLMALRRGAMDYTAVASKYFATKKDSDLLNEINWKIIANGVSDINSSQFQFVLTHQKEFSAIASPGRVQRKISNIVTETLAPMVEAKDTASYFRKRPSAAAIHNFKVDSVLFLYDKEIYEHTFNWNGYKNVCLSGAKNFAWNDYHQLHDMADVFYKNIEDMTALSQAALWAQHATVLNPEYSTFIVSARLFQKTGDKTNAISMAQQGKD; encoded by the coding sequence ATGTGCAGGACATTTTTTACTTTCGTTTGTCCTTATCAATGTTCCATGCAACGCTTCGCACTTTTCTTTCTATTGCTGCTTCCGAGTTTTGTAGAGGCACAATCACAACAGCTCTTTCGCGACATCAGCTATAAGGAAGCCCTGGAAAAATCTTCAATGGAATCGAAACCTGTTTTCCTGATGTGCTATACTTCGTGGTGTGGCCATTGCAAGAAAATGAAGGAAGAAGTGTTTATTGACAGCTCATTGATTGCCTATTACAACGCCAATTTTATCTGCATAAAAATTGACATGGAAGCCGGCGAAGGCATTGACCTTTACAAGAAGTTTGCAGTTAAAATGTATCCGACTTTTATTTTTCTTGATAAGAATGGAACTACGTTATATCGCCTGATGGGCGAATTCAAACCGGCTGAATTCATAGACCAGGGGAAAAGTGCATTGACCGTTGAAAAACAATTGCCTTACCTGCAAAAGCAGTTTGATGATGATGTGTCCAATCCTGATAAGTGTTATGCTTACCTGATGGCTTTGCGGCGCGGCGCGATGGATTATACTGCAGTTGCATCAAAATATTTCGCCACAAAAAAAGATTCGGATTTATTGAATGAAATTAACTGGAAGATCATTGCGAACGGAGTTAGCGACATCAACTCATCGCAATTTCAATTTGTGCTGACGCATCAGAAAGAATTTTCAGCCATTGCTTCTCCTGGAAGAGTGCAGCGCAAAATCAGTAACATCGTTACAGAAACACTTGCACCAATGGTAGAAGCAAAAGATACAGCAAGTTATTTCCGCAAACGTCCTTCGGCTGCTGCCATTCATAATTTCAAGGTTGATTCAGTGCTGTTCCTCTACGACAAAGAGATTTATGAGCATACGTTCAACTGGAATGGTTATAAAAATGTCTGTTTATCCGGTGCAAAAAATTTCGCCTGGAACGATTATCACCAGTTGCATGATATGGCCGATGTATTTTACAAAAACATAGAAGATATGACGGCGCTCAGTCAGGCCGCCCTGTGGGCACAGCATGCAACAGTTTTAAACCCTGAATATTCCACTTTTATAGTGAGTGCGCGCCTCTTTCAAAAAACCGGAGATAAAACCAATGCCATCAGCATGGCGCAGCAGGGTAAAGAT